In a single window of the Phocoena sinus isolate mPhoSin1 chromosome 7, mPhoSin1.pri, whole genome shotgun sequence genome:
- the BZW1 gene encoding basic leucine zipper and W2 domain-containing protein 1 isoform X3 — MNNQKQQKPTLSGQRFKTRKRDEKERFDPTQFQDCIIQGLTETGTDLEAVAKFLDASGAKLDYRRYAETLFDILVAGGMLAPGGTLADDMMRTDVCVFAAQEDLETMQAFAQVFNKLIRRYKYLEKGFEDEVKKLLLFLKGFSESERNKLAMLTGVLLANGTLNASILNSLYNENLVKEGVSAAFAVKLFKSWINEKDINAVAASLRKVSMDNRLMIILYVKEEMKKNNIPEPIVIGIIWSSVMSTVEWNKKEELVAEQAIKHLKQYSPLLAAFTTQGQSELTLLLKIQEYCYDNIHFMKAFQKIVVLFYKAEVLSEEPILKWYKDAHVAKGKSVFLEQMKKFVEWLKNAEEESESEAEEGD; from the exons ATGAATAATCAAAAGCAGCAAAAGCCAACGCTATCAGGCCAGcgttttaaaaccagaaaaagag ATGAAAAAGAGAGGTTTGACCCTACTCAGTTTCAAGACTGCATTATTCAAGGCTTAACTGAAACTGGTACTGATTTGGAAGCAGTAGCAAAGTTTCTTGATGCTTCTGGAGCAAAACTTGATTACCGCCGATATGCAGAAACACTGTTTGACATTCTGGTGGCCGGTGGAATGCTGG CCCCAGGTGGTACactggcagatgacatgatgcgtACAGATGTCTGTGTGTTCGCAGCACAAGAAGACCTAGAGACCATGCAAGCATTTGCTCAG GTTTTTAACAAGTTAATCAGGCGCTACAAATACCTGGAGAAGGGTTTTGAAGATGAAGTTAAAAAG CTGCTGCTGTTCTTAAAGGGTTTTTCAGAGTCGGAGAGGAACAAGCTGGCTATGTTGACTGGTGTTCTTCTGGCTAATGGAACACTTAACGCATCCATTCTTAATAGCCTTTATAATGAGAATTTGGTTAAAGAAG GGGTTTCAGCAGCTTTTGCTGTAAAGCTCTTTAAATCatggataaatgaaaaagatatcaATGCAGTAGCTGCAAGTCTTCGGAAAGTGAGCATGGATAACAGACTGATG ATAATTTTGTATGTCAAGGAGGAGATGAAAAAAAACAACATCCCAGAACCAATTGTCATCGGAATAATATGGTCCAGTGTAATGAGCACTGTGGAATGGAACAAAAAAGAGGAGCTTGTAGCAGAGCAAGCCATCAAGCACTTGAAG CAATACAGCCCTCTACTTGCTGCCTTTACAACTCAAGGTCAGTCTGAGCTGACTCTGTTACTGAAGATTCAGGAGTATTGCTATGACAACATTCATTTCATGAAAGCCTTCCAGAAAATAGTGGTGCTTTTTTATAAAg CTGAAGTTCTGAGTGAAGAACCAATTCTGAAGTGGTATAAAGATGCACATGTTGCCAAGGGGAAAAGTGTCTTCCTTGAGCAAATGAAAAAGTTTGTAGAGTGGCTCAAAAATGCTGAAGAAG AATCTGAGTCTGAAGCTGAAGAAGGTGACTGA
- the BZW1 gene encoding basic leucine zipper and W2 domain-containing protein 1 isoform X2, translating to MNNQKQQKPTLSGQRFKTRKRDEKERFDPTQFQDCIIQGLTETGTDLEAVAKFLDASGAKLDYRRYAETLFDILVAGGMLAPGGTLADDMMRTDVCVFAAQEDLETMQAFAQVFNKLIRRYKYLEKGFEDEVKKLLLFLKGFSESERNKLAMLTGVLLANGTLNASILNSLYNENLVKEGVSAAFAVKLFKSWINEKDINAVAASLRKVSMDNRLMELFPANKQSVEHFTKYFTEAGLKELSEYVRNQQTIGARKELQKELQEQMSRGDPFKDIILYVKEEMKKNNIPEPIVIGIIWSSVMSTVEWNKKEELVAEQAIKHLKQYSPLLAAFTTQGQSELTLLLKIQEYCYDNIHFMKAFQKIVVLFYKAEVLSEEPILKWYKDAHVAKGKSVFLEQMKKFVEWLKNAEEESESEAEEGD from the exons ATGAATAATCAAAAGCAGCAAAAGCCAACGCTATCAGGCCAGcgttttaaaaccagaaaaagag ATGAAAAAGAGAGGTTTGACCCTACTCAGTTTCAAGACTGCATTATTCAAGGCTTAACTGAAACTGGTACTGATTTGGAAGCAGTAGCAAAGTTTCTTGATGCTTCTGGAGCAAAACTTGATTACCGCCGATATGCAGAAACACTGTTTGACATTCTGGTGGCCGGTGGAATGCTGG CCCCAGGTGGTACactggcagatgacatgatgcgtACAGATGTCTGTGTGTTCGCAGCACAAGAAGACCTAGAGACCATGCAAGCATTTGCTCAG GTTTTTAACAAGTTAATCAGGCGCTACAAATACCTGGAGAAGGGTTTTGAAGATGAAGTTAAAAAG CTGCTGCTGTTCTTAAAGGGTTTTTCAGAGTCGGAGAGGAACAAGCTGGCTATGTTGACTGGTGTTCTTCTGGCTAATGGAACACTTAACGCATCCATTCTTAATAGCCTTTATAATGAGAATTTGGTTAAAGAAG GGGTTTCAGCAGCTTTTGCTGTAAAGCTCTTTAAATCatggataaatgaaaaagatatcaATGCAGTAGCTGCAAGTCTTCGGAAAGTGAGCATGGATAACAGACTGATG GAACTTTTTCCTGCCAATAAACAAAGCGTTGAACATTTCACAAAGTATTTTACTGAGGCAGGCTTGAAAGAGCTTTCAGAGTATGTTCGGAATCAGCAAACCATAGGAGCTCGTAAGGAACTCCAGAAAGAACTTCAAGAACAGATGTCCCGTGGTGATCCATTTAAGGAT ATAATTTTGTATGTCAAGGAGGAGATGAAAAAAAACAACATCCCAGAACCAATTGTCATCGGAATAATATGGTCCAGTGTAATGAGCACTGTGGAATGGAACAAAAAAGAGGAGCTTGTAGCAGAGCAAGCCATCAAGCACTTGAAG CAATACAGCCCTCTACTTGCTGCCTTTACAACTCAAGGTCAGTCTGAGCTGACTCTGTTACTGAAGATTCAGGAGTATTGCTATGACAACATTCATTTCATGAAAGCCTTCCAGAAAATAGTGGTGCTTTTTTATAAAg CTGAAGTTCTGAGTGAAGAACCAATTCTGAAGTGGTATAAAGATGCACATGTTGCCAAGGGGAAAAGTGTCTTCCTTGAGCAAATGAAAAAGTTTGTAGAGTGGCTCAAAAATGCTGAAGAAG AATCTGAGTCTGAAGCTGAAGAAGGTGACTGA
- the BZW1 gene encoding basic leucine zipper and W2 domain-containing protein 1 isoform X4, protein MLLEQNLITADMQKHCLTFWWPVECWVSVFNKLIRRYKYLEKGFEDEVKKLLLFLKGFSESERNKLAMLTGVLLANGTLNASILNSLYNENLVKEGVSAAFAVKLFKSWINEKDINAVAASLRKVSMDNRLMELFPANKQSVEHFTKYFTEAGLKELSEYVRNQQTIGARKELQKELQEQMSRGDPFKDIILYVKEEMKKNNIPEPIVIGIIWSSVMSTVEWNKKEELVAEQAIKHLKQYSPLLAAFTTQGQSELTLLLKIQEYCYDNIHFMKAFQKIVVLFYKAEVLSEEPILKWYKDAHVAKGKSVFLEQMKKFVEWLKNAEEESESEAEEGD, encoded by the exons ATGCTTCTGGAGCAAAACTTGATTACCGCCGATATGCAGAAACACTGTTTGACATTCTGGTGGCCGGTGGAATGCTGGGTAAGT GTTTTTAACAAGTTAATCAGGCGCTACAAATACCTGGAGAAGGGTTTTGAAGATGAAGTTAAAAAG CTGCTGCTGTTCTTAAAGGGTTTTTCAGAGTCGGAGAGGAACAAGCTGGCTATGTTGACTGGTGTTCTTCTGGCTAATGGAACACTTAACGCATCCATTCTTAATAGCCTTTATAATGAGAATTTGGTTAAAGAAG GGGTTTCAGCAGCTTTTGCTGTAAAGCTCTTTAAATCatggataaatgaaaaagatatcaATGCAGTAGCTGCAAGTCTTCGGAAAGTGAGCATGGATAACAGACTGATG GAACTTTTTCCTGCCAATAAACAAAGCGTTGAACATTTCACAAAGTATTTTACTGAGGCAGGCTTGAAAGAGCTTTCAGAGTATGTTCGGAATCAGCAAACCATAGGAGCTCGTAAGGAACTCCAGAAAGAACTTCAAGAACAGATGTCCCGTGGTGATCCATTTAAGGAT ATAATTTTGTATGTCAAGGAGGAGATGAAAAAAAACAACATCCCAGAACCAATTGTCATCGGAATAATATGGTCCAGTGTAATGAGCACTGTGGAATGGAACAAAAAAGAGGAGCTTGTAGCAGAGCAAGCCATCAAGCACTTGAAG CAATACAGCCCTCTACTTGCTGCCTTTACAACTCAAGGTCAGTCTGAGCTGACTCTGTTACTGAAGATTCAGGAGTATTGCTATGACAACATTCATTTCATGAAAGCCTTCCAGAAAATAGTGGTGCTTTTTTATAAAg CTGAAGTTCTGAGTGAAGAACCAATTCTGAAGTGGTATAAAGATGCACATGTTGCCAAGGGGAAAAGTGTCTTCCTTGAGCAAATGAAAAAGTTTGTAGAGTGGCTCAAAAATGCTGAAGAAG AATCTGAGTCTGAAGCTGAAGAAGGTGACTGA